One Pseudomonadales bacterium genomic window, TTGTCCGCCCATGCCTTACTGCCTTTGGCGAAATCTCCTTTTTCAGGGTAGTCAAAAGCCAGAGCCCATTGTGAAAACATGGCCGCTAAGAGCACGGGTATTGCCTTCAAATATGAAGCATATGAGTTTTCGATCTTTAGTTTTTTCACAATCATTCTCCTAGTTAAAATCCGTAACTCAGCTGTAACAACAATCGATCCTCGTTGGCAGAGGTGCCACTTAGGCCGTCGTTGAACTCATAACTCAACTTGCCCATCACACTGCTCGCAAAGAGGTAGTTAATACCTAGCCCCCACTGTTGTTGATCATTGCTGTTATGTGGTGAATCAAAATCCGTATAGCGCGTAACCAATTCCCAATTGGTATTTGGAATTCGGTATCCGGCTTGGGTATACCAGGTTTCCCATTCAGCGCCTTTAGAGGCGGCCGTGCCACTGCCGTTGTCATCGCCAATTTCAGTCTTGACATATTCACCGCGTAAGTTGAACGTTTTCCACTGCCAGTAGAAGTCGGCTCCGAACACGTCATAGTCACGAGCGGCTTCGTTTGCGAGCAAGGTGCTATCACCATCCTCAACGGAAGTGACTGTCGCCTTACCGCTGGCCGCTGACAGACCGAGCTCTAAGCCAGCGAAAGGAATGATGCCAATCCGGCCACCATAGGTTTTTTCTCCGTCCCTATCCGCGCCAAATCCCTCAGCCTCGACACCATCAAGTTCGAACTCAATTTCCCCATCTTCTTCCTCCATTTCTGCTTTGAGTTCTGGACCATTGCTCACATAGAAGGCATAGCTAGTTCGTATACCGGCTATTGGGAAGCCGCCTCGCAGCTGAAACCCGACGTCAGAGACTGGCGCCGCACCGTCATGTCCGAATCCGGGCGGTGCTGAAGCCATTTTGTTAATCCATGAGGGGTGAAGATTTTGCCGAAACTGACCGATAGGGCTGAGGAATTTACCACCGACCAAGGTCATATAGTCATTCATAAACCAATCGATCGTTAGATATTCCAGGGCAATATCTGTTTCACCGTCTTCCCCAACTTTCATCTCTAGTTCGGACTCTAACATCACCAAGTCCCTATATTGATAATGGAAGATCGGCGCAAAGGTGCCCGCATTAAAACTACCATCCTTCGATTCTGTGTCCGTGTAGCCCACATCGGCATAACCTGCCATATGTATCAGCGTATCGGGTTGTCGCCATTCACTAGCGACAGCAACTTCCTGCCTCACCGCCTGGACCTCCTCTTTACTGGCGCTTTGCTGTAGTTGCCGTTTAAGCTCGTTCATTTCTTTCTGCATCATTTCGAGACGCTGACTTAATGCCTCGACACTGGTATCAGCAGCTATAGTCATAGCACTGACAGTTGCTAACGTTCCACAGGTAATAACCTGCACTAATTTCTTAATTTTCATGTTGACTCTCCATTGGGCTGCACCGGGTAAAGCGCACCGCGTTGCATCAAAATCAACTCGTTATCTCTGTATTTATCTCGCACCACGTCTTTTAAAGACCATCGATACTCGCATTACAGGCGATAAAGGTTTTTGGCTAAGTCCTAGACCCAGACATTAAGGTCTAGATGGATAGATTTACCTTAAGGGAATCCGAAATTTCAGGCGCAGTAACGCCACTTCGGAAAATCAGGAAAGATTAGGGGGGTGGTATATAGACGAAAGTATACCGAGCACTAGATGTTCAGCATTGCCAACAATGGGCGTACTGATTTGTTGCTCAGCAAATTTGATGACTTGATGATTAAGTGAAGCCGCGCAAACGCCACAGCAGTTACCAGCACTGAGACAGTCATTTTCACAATCATTATTAGCATGAGAAGTTAAGTGATCAGTTGAACCATTTTCTTGATGATGTGCACTACCGGTTTCATTACCAGCTTTTTTACCATGGTGACTAGTATGCTCATCCACGTGTGCCGCTGGATCAACGTTAAAAGTTACTATGGTATCTGATCCATGGTTGGCCATTTTGACAGGCATAGACATTACCAGCGGTTGAAATATCAACCCCCAAATAACGAGTACTATGCCTACCAAGCGAATCACAATGGCTCCTTTTTGCTTAATCGCAAATTAGACTGTGAACTTTCTAACGACCAATATTGAGTGTGAATGCCATTAATAATCACAGCTCTACGATTGATAACTCTATTAAATAAATTGAGCAACTGAGTTGACCCAAATCAATATTACAGGGTAATAAATTTACCCAATTTTGGGGTATACCACTAAGTGAGTATATTTTTATTTCAAGCAAATCGCTAAATATCATGCAGTTAAATAACGACTTCGCCTTGCTCCATAATATTTACTGCTCAACCACTTTTTGGTGGTAGTTGGCGGAAATGGGACACTATTTGATGAATCGGTACTCAAAAAAACACCTCGAAGATCAGTATTGAGCAACCTACAAAAATTAACTCTCTGTGATTGCTAACGGAGAATCCACCGCTAAGTTAACTTCATTAATGACTATGATGCTCGCCGGTTTTATGCTCATGCTGCGAGTTCACTTCCAGTTGCTGCTGCACACTAGGCTCAGACACGGCGCTCTCAACGGATCTAGTCTTAGCTTCGTTGTCTTGGTTACCATTGCCTGCATCAGGAATATCAGTAGTGTGATGCCCCATTCCCCGCGCTCGCTCAAGCAGACTTTCATACTTGGTTTGGTCAAGTTTTGGCAATTGGGTCATCAACGCAACCACAGGCCATAGTGCCGCATCATCATGTGTCGCTCCCCAGGCCGGCATGCCGGTCATTTTAATGCCATTTTTGACCACCCAGAATAGCTCTGCGGCGCTAAGATGTTGCGCTGATTTTTGCAAATCTGGCGCTGGCGGATTCAAACCCTGTCCCATCGCGTCAGGCTGCTTGCCAGGTGCTCCATGGCAAGCAATACACATGGCATCGAAATCGTTGACACCGGCAAGAATCAGTTCTTCTTGCTCCAAGTCAGGCACCGTAATCCCTTTGGCCCTTCGCTCCACTGAGGCGTGCATGGTTGTGGACACTGCCCACTTCGTAATGGCGGCATGCGGTACTGATGCGCTAACATCAAACAGTCCCGAGTAAATAAAGAAAACAACGCCCGTCAGGCCCAGTATTGCGGTGACACATAAGCTAATAAATAATTTTTTCATCGATCATCCTTACACGTTTATCTTGGTCTAGTCTGTTTTGAACCGAAATTGGTTAGCTTTGCCGCTGAGGATTAAAACCACGCCCGTATACCGATGACGAGCTGTGTATCATCAAGATCTTCACCGGTACGCCTAGAATAGTCGGCGGTTTTCCCATACTTCCTAGACCAATTCACACCAATGTAGGGTGCGAATTCACGCCTTATTTCGTAGCGAAGACGCAGCCCCATCTGTACATCCGATAACCCTGAGCCAACACCAGTTTCACTATCATTTTGGCCATAAATATTTAGCTCTATGTCTGGCGTCAAAATCAGCCGCTGCGTGAGCAACAATTCATACTCTGCCTCTAGCCTCAATGCTGTGCGACCGCTCTCCCCGATAAAAAATACCGGTTCGACTTCGAAAAAATAAGGAGCGAGACCTTGTAAGCCAATCACCGCCCAACTTCTGCTCGGTGAAGGTTGGAAGTCTTTACGTAGCCCTAATTGTAAATCCCAGAACGGTGCGATAGCCCGGCTATAAAGGACTTGCAACTCGGCGTCTTCAGTTTCACCCTCAACACGTTCAAAATCCGTTTTTAGCCAAAGTTTATGTAGGTCTTTGCCTATCCAGGCTTGCCCCTCAAGCACCAAAGGGTTCTCACTATCGGAGTCTCGTAACTCAAATTGATCAATTAATACTTTCGTTAACAGCGGGTCATCCTCCCCGCCTGCATCGACACTATTGGCGGCTAGCGAAAGCGTTGAAGCGAGCAAAACCGATTGAAAAATTTTGATTTTTTGCATTCGTATGTTCATCCATTTAATCCCCTCAAACTACCCTAACTTCCCGGAACATTCCCGGCATGTGATACAGCAAGTGACAATGGAATGCCCAGCGCCCGACCGCATCGGCGGTGACTAGAAAGCTGATCGTCGAGCCCGGTTGAACAATGACAGTATGCTTGCGTGGAATGTAGTGCGGATCACCCGTTTCCATTTCACTCCACATACCGTGTAAATGAATTGGGTGTGTCATCATGGTGTCGTTAACCAGAATAATGCGCACCCGCTCACCGTAAGCTAATTGAACGGGGGCCGCATCGGCAAACTTGATACCATTCATGGACCACATGTAACGGCTCATATTGCCCGTTAAGTGCAATTCAATCTCTCTACTGGGTTCTCGCCGATCAATAGTTGGGTAATAGTTGCGGATATCGGCATAGGTCAACACGCGTCGACCATATTGCTCCTGGTGCTTGCGCAGTCCAATCCCTGGATCGTTCAAGCCACTTTGAGGGTTACCGGCCCGCATATCTACATGAGGGCCAAACTCGGTCGAGCTGTGTGCAATCGCTCGAGCACTACCGTAACCCGCTTTGCCCAGTGATGTTGACATACTACCCTGTTGGCTATGATCCATGGTGGCCATACCACTCATTTGGTGCTGGCTGTGATCCATGCCAGGCATACTCTCCATCTGGTGCTGGCCGTGGTCCATACCAGGCGTACTCTCCATTTGGTGCTGGCTGTGATCCATTCCCATGCCCATCTCACGGTGACCCAAAATTGGAGCTGGATCCATTTCAGGTATCTCAGCAGTCCAACCGGAGTCCGGAGTTAGCGTGCCTCGGGTAAAGCCAGTACGGTCAATACTCTGGGCAAAAATGGTATAGGCGCTATCATCACTGGGTTCCACGATTACATCGTAGGTTTCCGCCACACTAATGCGAAATTCATCCACTGTGACTGGCTGAATATTCTGGCCATCCGAAGCGACTACGGTCATTTTTAATCCGGGGATACGTACATCAAAAATGGTCATCGCAGCACTATTAATAAAGCGTAAACGTACTTTTTCTCCACGTTTAAAAAGGCCCATCCAGCCACCTGCAGGCGTGATACCATTCATTAGAAAAGTGTAGGTATAGGCTGTAAGATCGGAAATATCTCTATCACTCATGCGCATTTGATTCCACATCGCGCGCTCGTTCCAGGTATTCGTCACTCCTTTCGCTTTTATATCACGCCATAGATCCCCCGCGGTGCGTTCGCGGAAGTTGTAATAATTACTCATCTTTTTTAATTTAGCGTAGATGCCCTCAGGCGCTTCGTCTGACCAGTCAGATAATTGCACCACGTAATCACGGTCATACCTCACAGGATCCGGTTCCTTGGGGTCAATCACAATCGCACCGTACACGCCTGTTTGTTCTTGAAAACCAGAGTGGCTGTGATACCAAAAGGTGCCGCTTTGCTTGACGTCAAACTGGTACTCATAGGTTTCACCGGGTTTTATTCCGTCAAAGCTGAGGCCCGGCACACCATCCATATCGGTGGGCAAAATAATCCCATGCCAATGAATTGAACTGTCATGAGCTAAATTGTTGGTAACACGCAACGTGACTCGATCACCCTCCTGCCAGCGTAACACCGGTGCAGGCACGGAACCGTTCACCGCCGTGGCAATGCTCTCTTTCCCCGTAAAATTAACCGCTTGGTAACCAATGGAAAGATCAAATTGCTTCCCATTTAACGTTTGTCTTGCGCTACGCTGGGAATCCGATGCTAAGCCAATACGCGGCCACGACCCTAGACCCAACATCAAGCCACCTGCAGTCACGCCGGTAACAAAACGGCGACGAGATAATGTCGGTTTAATGAATCGGACGAGTTCTTTCTGGTAATTTTTCATTCGCTATTCCCTGTCCATCAAAGTCGGGACATTTAATACCCGCTTATATGCGCATAAACTTCAGTGCTGCCGTCCTGTTTCAACAGGAGTACGTCATAAGCATCATGCCGATCGCCCATTTCCATGCCGGGGCTCCCAGCTGGCATGCCCGGTACCGATAGGCCAATGACGTTTTGCGGTTTTTCTGTCAGAAATTGGCGGATGACGTGCGCCGGGATATGACCCTCAAAGGCATACCCATCGACGACAGCCGTATGACAAGATCGATAGCGCGGCTCAATGCCATATTTGGATTTAATCGAGACGACATTTGAAATAGCGTCGATTTGGCTCGAAAACCCAAAATCATTGATATGCTCTACCCATTTACCACAACAGCCACACTGAGGGTTTTTGTATACAACCAAGGTGTTTTCCTTGATATCGCTCGCCTTGAAATCGGCGTTTAACGACTCGGCGTATACCGGTGCTTCACTAACTAACAACGCCAGTGATGGAATGATTATTAATCGCTTAAACATAATGAGTCCTTAACAATTGATCAACAGGCTCCCACGAGAATGCGGAAGAACCGATAATAGCTATCGATAATTAATGGATCGGTTTTGGTCTTTCGGCCAATGTGTCTTTGTGAAAACCCAGCCGCAACTCTGTTTGGTTTGCGATGTTCTCAGGTATCGAAAAGACAAATTTTGAAGGATGGTTATAGCGACGATTAACGACTCGAGGCCAATAGTATTCCGCGTCCTCAAATACCACACCTCCGCCTTCATCAAACACCGTTAGATCAAAGTGACCAAAGGACAACGAAAGATTTTGACGTCGTCGCACTTCCCCGCTGAGTCGATAGTTACCATCGTCATAATGGCGTAGTTGCACATGGCTCAATCGAATGGCATTAGTACTATCGCGTTCAATTGTAATGTTCGTATCCACAGCATGACGAGCAATGGCTGCGCTTGAAAAGAAATAGGCTGAGATGACAATAAAACTAATTTTTACATAGGATGTTTTCATCACTTAATCCTCAAATACGGGTGCAAAAACTGCCAGATACAGCAGATTTAATATTTGTTGGGCGCAATAGCCCTATGGATTAAGAAATATTGGGGGGCGGAAAAGTGAGCTAGCAGGGGTATGTGGTATGACTGACAAATAATCGTCGCCTGTATATACGGACGGCGCGGGTATGTTTTGATTCGATTCACTACTTAACATTGATTGGCAGCCACTCATACAACATTGACAGCTTATGTCGCAACAACTCTGACTGGAACTGGTTGATGGCTCTAGGTTTTCGCTGACATCACTGTGGCTATCTAGACTCGTTAAGCTAGTCTTATATGGGATATTTTCAGCTGTATTGTGATCATGGCAAGGAACGTCAGTTTGAACGATTGATCCAAGTTCATTTTGAGATGGAAAAACCATTGCGATGGCACCAGCGGCTGCCCCTGCCTGTTGGCAGAACAACCAAAAAATCATCAGTATCGCTGTGTTTTTAAATTTCACTGAAGCAACGCCTATCACCTTCGATAATAACATCCAATGGTTCGATCTAGCGTTCAACATATAGTTCAATACCCCTAACCATACTACGAAATTGTAGCTTTGTATGGCTTTTTGCACCACTGTTTTCCGACTAGGTACGCCGCGATCCACAAAAATTAGGGTCAAACTACATTAAAGTCAAAATAAATTCGTAATTAAATGATCGCTGTTTTTATGGGACAGTTCCAATCCCACCTATTCTACAGAATATATTTTACTGCTAAGAATGAAATGCTTACGAAGACCTGAAAAAGCCGCAAAACATCACTCGGTAATATTCTGAAACTTATCGCCTAACTTATAAATATTGTGTTTATCTTGCTTTAAGATTCCAATAAACAACGCCCCATGGAGAATGGGTGGTTATACCAACCCTATACTTTGAGGAGAGAAAAAAATGTATCGACAACCATTCTCGAAATTTACTACTGCCAGTTAAATTACCATGTTACCCACTGAGGGATTTAGGTGATGTCGGCACTGAGTGCGATGTTCGAAATATTACAGCAACTTGTATTCCGCAACGAATCAGTTTCAAAGCTTACGATGGGCTTTGGGCCATTTGCCCTGAGGAGATCATGGTAGCGTGATCTTGTTATTGCCCGATTATTGGCGCAATCGTACTTAACGGCGAATAGCATATTTTACATTTGAATGTTTAACTCGCGATGCTATCATTTAGCAGGCTGCAACTTTTTTATTGCGAATTGGCGCATCTGAAAAGTTTTTCGACACACTGATATAGTGTTGCCTATTACTCTAAGGGTCTTTTTGTGATTAAACGTTGGATATCTTGTTTGCTTATTGCACTGATTGCTTGTCAATCGGTTATGGCAATGGCCGATATCCATCAATCCCACCAGTCCGGAGTTGAACATTTAGAATTCGATCACGATGATAACCCCGACGTAACACGAAATAACTTAACAGCCGATGATCTGAGCCCAGTAAACTCAACAACTGGTAGCGCCTATGACTGCCATCACTGTTGTCATTGCCATACAATGAGTCATTTATTTTTATCAAGTAATGATGACTATTTACAAAATATAGCATCAAAACAGAGCCCGCCAAGCTATCAAC contains:
- a CDS encoding cytochrome c; the encoded protein is MKKLFISLCVTAILGLTGVVFFIYSGLFDVSASVPHAAITKWAVSTTMHASVERRAKGITVPDLEQEELILAGVNDFDAMCIACHGAPGKQPDAMGQGLNPPAPDLQKSAQHLSAAELFWVVKNGIKMTGMPAWGATHDDAALWPVVALMTQLPKLDQTKYESLLERARGMGHHTTDIPDAGNGNQDNEAKTRSVESAVSEPSVQQQLEVNSQHEHKTGEHHSH
- a CDS encoding copper resistance protein B; this translates as MNIRMQKIKIFQSVLLASTLSLAANSVDAGGEDDPLLTKVLIDQFELRDSDSENPLVLEGQAWIGKDLHKLWLKTDFERVEGETEDAELQVLYSRAIAPFWDLQLGLRKDFQPSPSRSWAVIGLQGLAPYFFEVEPVFFIGESGRTALRLEAEYELLLTQRLILTPDIELNIYGQNDSETGVGSGLSDVQMGLRLRYEIRREFAPYIGVNWSRKYGKTADYSRRTGEDLDDTQLVIGIRAWF
- a CDS encoding DUF411 domain-containing protein, with the protein product MFKRLIIIPSLALLVSEAPVYAESLNADFKASDIKENTLVVYKNPQCGCCGKWVEHINDFGFSSQIDAISNVVSIKSKYGIEPRYRSCHTAVVDGYAFEGHIPAHVIRQFLTEKPQNVIGLSVPGMPAGSPGMEMGDRHDAYDVLLLKQDGSTEVYAHISGY
- a CDS encoding copper resistance system multicopper oxidase, producing MKNYQKELVRFIKPTLSRRRFVTGVTAGGLMLGLGSWPRIGLASDSQRSARQTLNGKQFDLSIGYQAVNFTGKESIATAVNGSVPAPVLRWQEGDRVTLRVTNNLAHDSSIHWHGIILPTDMDGVPGLSFDGIKPGETYEYQFDVKQSGTFWYHSHSGFQEQTGVYGAIVIDPKEPDPVRYDRDYVVQLSDWSDEAPEGIYAKLKKMSNYYNFRERTAGDLWRDIKAKGVTNTWNERAMWNQMRMSDRDISDLTAYTYTFLMNGITPAGGWMGLFKRGEKVRLRFINSAAMTIFDVRIPGLKMTVVASDGQNIQPVTVDEFRISVAETYDVIVEPSDDSAYTIFAQSIDRTGFTRGTLTPDSGWTAEIPEMDPAPILGHREMGMGMDHSQHQMESTPGMDHGQHQMESMPGMDHSQHQMSGMATMDHSQQGSMSTSLGKAGYGSARAIAHSSTEFGPHVDMRAGNPQSGLNDPGIGLRKHQEQYGRRVLTYADIRNYYPTIDRREPSREIELHLTGNMSRYMWSMNGIKFADAAPVQLAYGERVRIILVNDTMMTHPIHLHGMWSEMETGDPHYIPRKHTVIVQPGSTISFLVTADAVGRWAFHCHLLYHMPGMFREVRVV